The Streptomyces sp. DG1A-41 genomic sequence CCGAGGCGAGGGCCACGGCGGCCAGCACGGGGGAGTTCCTGCGGCGTGCCCTCCCCTCTCGGCTGGCGGTGGACAACGGCCGTGTGGATCGCATGATGTGACTCCCCCTGATGTGGAACGAGCATGGACGAACCGGTGCTTCGGGCCTGGTTCCCGCCTACTCATGGGGAGTTCAGGCCGATCTCACGGCGTCCGGGAACGGCACCACACACTATGCGGTGGCTGTGGGGGCGGCCCGACGGAACCGCAACAGTTCCGTCACGGAAAGGATCTTGAGGCAACCCGTAACCCGGTGAGCGGACCGCGGTTGGTAGCGGTGGGGGGTCTGCTGTCTGTGTGTGGTCCTCTGTGCCCGTGCCCAGTGGGAGGTCAGGGAAGTCGTGGCGGAATCCACCCATGGAGGATGTGCGTCCGAGGAGGCCACTGTGGGGCGTATGCCGGTGCGGGCCCTCCCCAGCGCCGCCGACGACACGGCACCGGGAGCGCGCGCCGCACATGAGGGGATTCTGCGCCGCCAGTCCGCGCGCGAGTCCGCTGCCCGCACGTACGCCCGTGCCCTGCCGATCGTGCCGGTGCGGGCCAGGGGACTGACCATCGAGGGCGCGGACGGCCGCCGCTACCTGGACTGCCTCTCGGGCGCCGGCGCGCTCGCCCTCGGGCACAACCACCCGGTCGTTCTGGAAGCCATCCGCAAGGTTATCGACTCCGGCGCGCCCCTGAACGTCCTCGACCTGGCCACACCCGTCAAGGACGCCTTCATCACCGAGCTGTTCCGCACCCTGCCCGCAGGGCTCGCCGACCGCGCCCGCGTGCGGTTCTGCGGACCGGCCGGCAGCGACGCCGTGGAGACCGCCTGCGAACTGGTGCGCGCTGCGACCGGCCGGACCGGCCTCATCGCGTTCACCGGCGCCTCCCACGGAAGGACGGCCGGAGCACTCGACGCGTCCGCCGACGCCCACGACGCACGGGTCGCCCGCCTGTACCCGCAGGACTACCACTGTCCCTTCGGCCTCGGGGGCGAACGCGGGGCCGACCTCGCCGCCCGCTGGACCGAGTCCGTCCTGGACGACCCCGGGCCGGGCTTTCCGCTCCCCGCCGGGATGATCGTCGAGCCCGTCCAGGGGGAGGACGGGGTGATTCCCGCA encodes the following:
- a CDS encoding diaminobutyrate--2-oxoglutarate transaminase family protein, with amino-acid sequence MPVRALPSAADDTAPGARAAHEGILRRQSARESAARTYARALPIVPVRARGLTIEGADGRRYLDCLSGAGALALGHNHPVVLEAIRKVIDSGAPLNVLDLATPVKDAFITELFRTLPAGLADRARVRFCGPAGSDAVETACELVRAATGRTGLIAFTGASHGRTAGALDASADAHDARVARLYPQDYHCPFGLGGERGADLAARWTESVLDDPGPGFPLPAGMIVEPVQGEDGVIPAPDAWLRRMRQLTADRSIPLIADEIQTGVGRTGAFWAVEHSGVTPDVMVLSKAIGGSLPLAVVVYRDDLDVPEPGAPAGTFRGNQLAMAAGTATLTHVRENHLTERAATLGARMLGQLQGLVGEFPCVGDVRGRGLMIGVEFVDPEGETGRAGRAAEAAGAPLAAAPELAAAVQRECLRRGLIVGLGGRHASVVRLLPPLTITDEQAAAVQDRLADAVRAAARCDGGMAAAPYPS